The Triticum aestivum cultivar Chinese Spring chromosome 3A, IWGSC CS RefSeq v2.1, whole genome shotgun sequence genome includes a region encoding these proteins:
- the LOC123059406 gene encoding uncharacterized protein: protein MADALGSVTKALDIVFKIKEAVDTVKQNEKDCEQIKKRVERVQHTLTLFQQDVELMNSAGSRTALEALREVLTEALELVTGCKEETNLCCLLIKAGEVSKKLNKADQTISNINSEVSLTIMLCIAPHTTKPLKLYQAPDEHGRSLQLVKQTRSVPPTISEIAVEIKVAVDRVQRNKEECIEVDKRVNGVNALLSQFGNTELMKDPSMSASIEKLHTTFCIARTLVMECQKRNIIFIRSGWELSKQLREVLDQIDLALDDMITISANYACTV, encoded by the exons ATGGCTGATGCACTGGGCAGCGTGACAAAGGCTCTCGATATTGTGTTCAAGATCAAAGAGGCTGTGGATACAGTTAAACAAAACGAAAAGGATTGTGAACAGATCAAGAAGCGTGTGGAGAGGGTCCAACACACGCTCACTCTGTTCCAACAGGATGTGGAGCTGATGAACTCCGCGGGGAGCCGCACTGCACTGGAGGCGTTGCGTGAGGTCCTCACCGAGGCCCTCGAGCTCGTCACAGGCTGCAAGGAAGAGACTAATCTGTGTTGTCTCCTCATAAAGGCTGGGGAGGTGTCCAAGAAGCTGAACAAGGCAGACCAGACCATATCTAATATAAACTCTGAGGTGTCGCTTACCATCATGCTCTGCATTGCGCCGCACACCACCAAGCCACTT AAACTCTACCAAGCACCGGATGAACATGGCCGTTCGCTGCAATTG GTCAAACAAACACGAAGCGTGCCACCTACTATTTCTGAAATTGCGGTGGAAATCAAGGTAGCGGTGGACAGAGTCCAGAGGAACAAGGAAGAGTGCATTGAAGTTGATAAGCGTGTGAATGGTGTCAATGCCCTCCTTTCACAGTTCGGGAATACAGAACTAATGAAGGACCCATCCATGAGTGCTTCAATAGAGAAGCTCCATACGACCTTTTGCATTGCTCGCACACTCGTCATGGAGTGTCAGAAAAGAAATATTATTTTCATTCGATCTGGTTGGGAGTTGTCCAAGCAGCTACGTGAGGTACTGGATCaaattgatcttgcccttgatgatATGATCACCATTAGTGCGAACTATGCCTGTACAGTGTGA
- the LOC123059408 gene encoding probable NADPH:quinone oxidoreductase 1: MEAVAASAKPTLRVAALSGSLRNNSWHHGLIRAAEELCEECIPGLRIDHVDISGLPMANPDLETDGGDGFPPAVEAFRDRVSAADCFLFASPEYNYSVTGSLKNALDWASRGTHKCWADKAAAIICAGGDFGGGRASLHLREIGIYLDLHFINKPELHIRAYEDPPKFDDKGNLIDAQAKDRLRKVLLSLQAFALRLQRKEN; this comes from the exons ATGGAAGCCGTTGCGGCCTCGGCGAAGCCCACACTCCGCGTGGCCGCTCTCAGCGGCTCCCTCCGCAACAACTCGTGGCATCACGGCCTCATCCGCGCCG CCGAGGAGCTGTGCGAGGAGTGCATTCCAGGGCTGCGCATCGACCACGTCGACATCTCCGGCCTGCCCATGGCCAACCCGGACCTCGAGACCGACGGTGGCGACGGTTTCCCGCCGGCCGTGGAGGCGTTCCGCGACAGGGTCAGCGCCGCGGACTGCTTCCTCTTCGCCTCGCCCGAGTACAACTACTCCGTCACCGGCTCGCTCAAGAACGCGCTGGACTGGGCATCGAGGGGCACACACAAATGCTGGGCTGACAAGGCAGCGGCGATCATCTGCGCGGGGGGCGACTTCGGCGGGGGCAGGGCGTCGCTCCACTTGCGCGAGATCGGGATATACCTGGACCTGCACTTCATCAACAAGCCGGAGCTCCACATCAGGGCGTACGAGGACCCGCCCAAGTTCGACGACAAGGGGAACCTCATCGACGCCCAAGCCAAGGACCGGCTCAGGAAGGTGCTCCTCTCGCTGCAGGCATTCGCGCTCAGGCTCCAACGCAAAGAGAATTGA